In Ignavibacteriales bacterium, the sequence AATGTGAATTTGTACGTCGGTTTTTCACCGTTTGCATTAACGATGCCGTTGAATATGAATGCGAGATTCGAATCCTGGATCTCAGCTTTCCCTTCGAACATTTTCTGGCCTGCAGTTCCATCGATCGAGATCCGCCTGTACGGATACCCGTTCACAACCGCTTTGTCCACTTGTACATTCAGCTTCGCTTTGATGTCATTTATGTTTAATCCCGTTCCGTCGGCGGATGCCTTCAATGAAACAGGACCGAAGGTTCCCGGATCGTTAAGAAGCAAACCGACATTGAACTCCTCAACGATAACATTTGTCTTCCATTGATCGGTTTTTGAGTCAGGTCTATTACTGGAGTTTAATTCCAGATTTCCCTTCACGTTCCCGATGCTCGTCGCGATATCAGTTGAAACAGAGAAATTCTTCAATGTGCCTTTGAAGTTTCCGCTCACACTGATGGAAGCAGGAAAAACGATACCCTTTGGCAACAGCGTATCTGCAATAAGAGCCTGAATGTCATTTCGACTGGAAGACAATAGACTAAGGTTCACGTCATAATACGCCGTGTCCGCCTCCGGTAATCCGCGGATTGAACCGGTGAGATCGATTGTGGTGGAATCGCCCACCGTAGCCCGAAACTCTTCCACGTGTAAGTCCCCTACAAGCCCTGAGAGTTGGGAGGTGAATCTTATCGACGCACCCGGTTTGTTCTTTATCGGAAGAGAAGGCTGGAAAAAAAGCAAATCCGAAACGGCAAGGTGAGAATCACCGATTGTCGCTTTCACGTTTACAGTGCCCCGGAGGTTTTTGAGTGCCTCAAGCGACGAGTAACCCAAGAGAATATTCTGGTGAATGCGGCTTGCCGCAGTTTCCACTGTGAAGTCTGTGAGTTGCGCATGCAGAGAGTCAAGCGTGAATCCGCCCGATAGTTCACGCAACTCAAGGCCGGACTGCTCCCGAAAAGATGTGTGACTGATGTCTGCCCTCATGCGGTTTTCACTATAGTATAAGTTTTCTGCCCGCATTGTCAAACCGTCAAGTCGGAGATGATTCAGATCCACTCCTTTGGTCCTCGCCGTTCCTTGAACATCATATTGAGCGCCGTTGCCGCTGAGATTTAATTGATCGAGACTGATAACCCAGGGCAAACCAGTAGCGCCAGAATTTTCTGTTTTGTATTCGTTCCTTTTTGGCTGTACGATAACAACGATCGTGTTTTTGAGCAGGAGATTCTTGACCGCGATATGATGCGATGGCAGATCAATCTTCTCTGCAAGGAGAGTCGACGTTCCAAGGTCAACGCCGTAGTGTTCTCCCGTTACGGTGTTTTCATAAATGAAATTAACCTTTATCAGCGATAGGGCTTCGACCCCAAGGTCGATATCTTTAGATTGCGATTCATCGGGTTGTGATTCTTTTGTCAGTATGACACTCGCCGTAGCATTCGCAAGAGATAATTCGTCGGCATGGAAGTGCTTTTTATTGATATCAAACTTGTCGAGCGAAGCCTTCAGAGTGCCGAGCTGAAGTCGCAGCTTTAATCCGCTCACTTCATCATCGTATGTACCATGGAACCCGTTGAGACTTACTCTGCCAAACCGAATTCTCCAATCGGGACCTGAAGTTGTATCAGGATTGACATCAGTAGTAGTCGGATGGGGACTAATTGTATTGAGAATGAAATCGAAATTGAAGCTGCTGTCTGGTAAAGTGCGAGTGATGTGGGCAACGAGCGAGTCAACCCGGACATTAGTCAACACGATGTCGTGCGAGAAAAGTCTGAGCAGGTTCACGTCCGCTGCCAGCGTTTGAATAGACAACAAAGTATCCCGCTGTCGGCTTTCAACGAATATATTTTGGAGAACAACCGAATGAGTAAAAGCGATCGTGACCGAACCAACTTCGATGCGGGTATGTGTCTTCTCCGATATCGATGACAATACCTTCTGTGCAATATAGTGCTGCACCCCGTGGAACTGAAGCGCCACCACAGCGAGAATGATCAGACACAGCATGCCAGCAAATATCCATAAAACAATCTTGATGACATGGCGTATGTAAGTTTTAATCTTATGTTCTATCAAAAAGGTGCCGTGTATATGTTCTTCCTACGGTCAGAGTGCCCATACAGAGCATGCCCAAAATATCGAACTCAATTCTTTGTCCCGTCCACTACATTTCGTCCGCGAATGACTCTTAGCAAAACAACCACAATGGCGATAACAAGAAGAATGTGAATTAAACCACCCATCGTATATGAAGTGACTAATCCAAGAAGCCATAACACGATAAGAATAACAGCAATAGTAAATAGCATAACAAGTATCCTTTCTTTTCTGGTTTAATTTTTTCAACGCAGAAGCTAACCATGACGCGACTCCGTCGCTGTTGCAACTAAATTGTTCCTTCACAATAAATGTTTTGTTTGTTGAACATATCTCTGACTTCATTTGTGAGCGCATTGTTCAACCATAACCTGCTGCATATTCGTATCAGGCGGTCAGTGATTTTTTTCTACCAAGAATGAGAACAGCACCACCAATTACCATCATTCCGATTCCAGCGTACGGTTGCCAGTTTATAGTGTGATGGTTATCCTTTGTTATCTCGAGTTCCCCCAAGTCCACAACCTTCTCTTTAGTGACATAGGTAAAACCTGTATAGATAGTCATTAACAGACCTACTATAAGAATGATGATGCCAGCTGTTTTCATGATTGTAATCCTTTCATAATGTACATTTTCAATATCTCCTTGTAGAGCATGGTATAACCGCTAATGCCGCAAATCTCGGAACATATTATGTACCGGATGATAGGATCGACTCCTGTTCTTGGTTTTATTATTCATTATATCATTTGACATTGAATCGTCGGCTTTTTTGAAAATATTCCCCAGCGTCATAGATAATACAATTGCGAGTAGATACAGAATGATGGCAATTAAAATTTCCATTGGTTTCTTTCTTTCAAATGTTCTCTACAATACCGAATATCTTTTTTATCTTCATGATATTTTGGAGCAAAACTGTTGCGGCGGACATTTCCGCGCAAGGTAAAGAAATCCTTTTATCGCTTAGAAGCGATCATTCTCCGCTTTGTCAAATCAGACATAACAAGTTTGACGATTTCTGGACGGACTTCCTGTACTGAATTCGGTTCTGGAGTCTCGCTCGTGGCGCTCCATATTATCTGTCCTTCGTCCTTTGTTGTCCATACGTCAATAGCGCGCATGTCGACTTTTTGAGAATCGACGTGCGCAGCATAATCTACATCTCGAAAATAGGAAGCTACAAATCTTCTACTGAATCGATCATATACTGTATTATTTTCGCTCATTCCAAATCCCTGTTTGTACTTAGTTTTCGTTTCCGGAAGTAGCCTGCGATAGACCAGGATTCCATCAAAGCCATTTGATTGCATGATCTGAATAATCTGATTTGTATCCGGTACCGCATCCGGAAACAAAAGATACGAAGGCGTCACTGTAACGTTATGTTTTGCAAGCTCGACGCTGAAAGCATCTTCCCAAGTACGGCGCTGCACAGGATTCTTGCTAACGGAAAGAACAAGCATCTTATTCAAAGATGGAGGTTGAAATGAAGGGTCGCTCCAAATGTCGACAAGTTTGGATGATGTGCAACCAGCCATCAGGGCGATGGAGCAATAGAGCGCAACTTTCATAACAAACGACTTATGTCTTTTCATGGTGGAATCTCCTAATTATTATAGAAACTATTCTAATATATTTTTTTCTTGTACTCCCACATAAAGTCACGCGGGTTTTCGCCCTCTCATAACATTGACCAAGATAACCACAATGGCGATCACCAGAAGAACGTGAATGAACCCACCCATTGTGTAAGAAGAGACTATTCCCAGCAGCCACAATATGACTAGAATAACAGCGATGGTATATAGCATAACACATATCCTTTCTTTTATGGTTGAGTTTTTTCAACGCAGAGGCTTACCCAGACGCAATCCGATTGATTCAACTTCCAAGCTTGAATACGAATATTTCATTCGAGAATAGAATAATTCCGGTTCTTCTCTGTATACTTTAAGTCAGAATACTCATGATTTATGTAATCGGGAATCGTCCGAAAGGATGAAAAAGTAATTAATCCTCAAGGAGGCTCAATATTTGATATGTGAGCAGATGCAATCTGCCTTGATCCAAATTTTATGAAAAGGAAAATATATCAAAGAAAACGCGGCGTGGACATATTTAATAATTCAATAATGAAAATTTGATATAAAAGGTTTTGGAAATCGGATCGGTCAAGAAACTCTATTATTTTGCAAAAATGGAGATAATTCCGATTTTGAGACCTTTATGTTAGCACGTAAAGCGATGGTAGAAATCTTTCCCAAGGTTACATTTCCTGGCCCCGATACAAATAAGCGACGTATCTCCTTTATGGAGGCGTCGGCGTTTTTCGCTGTATCCGACAGGTTAAAGTTTACGCTAAGTGTTGTGTACGAACTCTCCGCTGATTGATGAGTGAACGGGATTTAGAATATAGAGCACAGAAACCGTTCCCTTTTTTTGTCAAAAACACACAATCAGACGCAATTTTTTCGATATGGTTTTGTTTTTGAATCTTTTCTAGTATCTTTCCCATCAACGATAACAAAGCAAGAAACAGCGGGATGTCATTGGATGGAGATGCATGTAACATAAAAGAGAGAATAAGTAGCTCTTACAGTTACTAAAAAAAATAAAAATTATGCCGCAGCAATTTCAAAATTTTATTAATGGGAAATGGGTTGAAGCAAAGTCAGGCAAGACTTTTGAAAACAGAAATCCGGCAAATTGGAATGATGTTATCGGTATATTTCCAAAGTCGGGGAAAGAAGATGTTAACGAGGCGGTCAGCGCTGCACGAATCGCCTTTGAGAAATGGCGCTTAATTCCTGCTCCCGCACGCGGCGACATGTTGCGGAAGATCGGTGATCTTCTGGTAAAGTATAAAGAAGAGATCGCCCGCGAAATGACACGGGAAATGGGCAAAGTGCTTACTGAAACCCGCGGCGATGTTCAAGAAGGCATTGACACTGCGTACTATGCAGCGACGGAAGGTCGTCGCCTTTTCGGCCACACCGTTCCTTCTGAACTTCCGGATAAATTTGCAATGGCAATTCGTGTTCCAGTCGGAGTGGCGGGAATCATTACACCGTGGAATTTTCCTATGGCAATTCCAACGTGGGGAATTTTCCCTGCACTGCTTTCCGGTAATACTGTCGTTTTCAAACCGGCAAGCGATACACCGAAAACAGCATCTCGCCTCGTTGAAATCATGATAGAAGCAGGCATACCGAAAGGCGTCATTAATCTTGTGTACGGCAGCGGCAGGGATGTTGGAACTGCGATCGTCACTCACCCGGACGTCGATCTGATACTGTTTACCGGCTCGACAGAAATCGGCAAACAAATTTTGCGCGATGGGAGTGCTACGCTCAAACGGGTTTCACTGGAACTCGGAGGCAAAAACGCACAAATTGTTATGGACGATGCTGATCTTGACCTGGCTCTCGACGGCATTCTCTGGGGCGCTTTCGGTACAACAGGCCAGCGATGCACAGCAACTAGCAGGCTTATTCTCCATGAAAAAATCTATGATAAATTTTTGACCATGCTTGTTGACCGGACTCAAAAGCTGCGTTTAGGCGATGGCCTTCTTCAAACTTCGGATGTAGGACCATGCATTAATGAAGGCCAGCGGAAAATTGTACAGTCATACGTGGAGATCGGAATGAACGAAGGTGCAAAGCTTCTTTGCGGGGGAAGAATTGCCGCACATGGAGACTTAGCAAAGGGCTGGTTCTTTGAACCGACAATATTTGACGGTGTCCTCCCTTCTATGCGCATAGCCCGGGAAGAAATATTTGGTCCGGTGCTTTCCGTTATTCGTACACATTCCTTAGAAGATGCAATCATGATATTGAATGATTCGCTCTACGGCTTGTCATCTTCAATCTATACGCGTGATGTGAATAAAGCATTCGTTGCCATCCGCGATATCAAAGCAGGCATCACATATATTAATGTCCCGACCATCGGTGCCGAAGCCCATCTCCCGTTTGGCGGAGTCAAGCAAACCGGCAATGGCCATCGCGAAGGCGGGTGGGCAGTGTACGATTTCTTTACGGAATGGAAATCGGTCTATATCGATTACAGCGGCCGTTTGCAGCGTGCACAAATCGATAATTATTCGTCCGAATCATGAGTGGTAACAAACGTTGATTTTATACGTCTTATGTTGAAAGAAATGCAGTTGTGTCTATAATCCGCCTCTATATCGTTTCATTGTATGAACATCAGGAATTCTTCTGAGGGAATGGAAATGCACGATGTTTTCCATAA encodes:
- a CDS encoding lmo0937 family membrane protein; this translates as MLFTIAVILIVLWLLGLVTSYTMGGLIHILLVIAIVVVLLRVIRGRNVVDGTKN
- a CDS encoding lmo0937 family membrane protein — its product is MLYTIAVILVILWLLGIVSSYTMGGFIHVLLVIAIVVILVNVMRGRKPA
- a CDS encoding aldehyde dehydrogenase family protein, with the protein product MPQQFQNFINGKWVEAKSGKTFENRNPANWNDVIGIFPKSGKEDVNEAVSAARIAFEKWRLIPAPARGDMLRKIGDLLVKYKEEIAREMTREMGKVLTETRGDVQEGIDTAYYAATEGRRLFGHTVPSELPDKFAMAIRVPVGVAGIITPWNFPMAIPTWGIFPALLSGNTVVFKPASDTPKTASRLVEIMIEAGIPKGVINLVYGSGRDVGTAIVTHPDVDLILFTGSTEIGKQILRDGSATLKRVSLELGGKNAQIVMDDADLDLALDGILWGAFGTTGQRCTATSRLILHEKIYDKFLTMLVDRTQKLRLGDGLLQTSDVGPCINEGQRKIVQSYVEIGMNEGAKLLCGGRIAAHGDLAKGWFFEPTIFDGVLPSMRIAREEIFGPVLSVIRTHSLEDAIMILNDSLYGLSSSIYTRDVNKAFVAIRDIKAGITYINVPTIGAEAHLPFGGVKQTGNGHREGGWAVYDFFTEWKSVYIDYSGRLQRAQIDNYSSES